Proteins found in one Triticum urartu cultivar G1812 chromosome 4, Tu2.1, whole genome shotgun sequence genomic segment:
- the LOC125552618 gene encoding protein CLT2, chloroplastic-like, with protein sequence MPISLLLSAPLPCPPPPLLRHGCRRVPAPLRAAHLPPPLRVALGTARGGGGGRLPVETRCARAAAAVGVSGGGSDAESGAGTGITAAAAATVALAVMNRVLYKLALVPMKNYPFFLAQVLTFGYVVVYFSILFVRYQAGIVTKEMLALPKSRFMLIGLLEAMGVASGMAAAAMLPGPSIPVLSQSFLVWQLILSVIVLGRKYRANQILGCLLVTTGVILSVVSGANGGSSLSDVKFFWPAVLMASSACQAGASIIKEFVFIDGAKRLEGKRPDIFVVNSFGSGFQALFVLLLLPFLSNLKGIPLTELPAYVNRGAACFLNVGGGNLNDCPGAPLLPLLFITMNMAFNISVLNLVKMSTALVASLTATLAVPLSIYVLSLPLPYMPGGTSLSTSFLVGAAVLVLGLLLYNLPQNSADQVKTE encoded by the exons ATGCCAATTTCGCTGCTCCTCTCCGCCCCCCTCCCctgcccgccgccgcctctcctccGCCACGGCTGCCGGCGGGTCCCGGCCCCCCTCCGCGCCGCCCACCTGCCTCCGCCGCTCCGCGTGGCCCTCGGCACCGCccgtggcggcggtggcgggcggcTGCCCGTCGAGACGCGGTGCGCGCGGGCGGCCGCGGCGGTTGGGGTTTCAGGGGGAGGAAGCGACGCTGAGAGTGGCGCTGGCACGGGGAtcaccgcggcggcggcggccaccGTGGCGCTCGCGGTGATGAACCGGGTGCTGTACAAGCTTGCGCTCGTGCCCATGAAGAATTACCCCTTCTTCCTCGCGCAAGTTCTCACGTTTGG GTATGTTGTAGTCTACTTCTCAATTCTCTTTGTAAGATATCAGGCTGGTATTGTCACTAAAGAAATGCTAGCGCTTCCAAAATCACGCTTCATGTTAATTGGACTGCTAGAAGCGATGGGTGTTGCTTCAGGCATGGCTGCTGCAG CTATGTTGCCTGGGCCATCTATTCCAGTGCTGTCTCAG TCTTTTCTGGTATGGCAGCTTATTTTATCAGTCATCGTTTTGGGAAGGAAATATAGGGCAAACCAAATTCTTGGATGCTTGCTTGTTACAACTGGAGTAATTCTATCAGTAGTAAG TGGAGCAAACGGTGGTTCATCTCTGTCTGATGTCAAGTTTTTTTGGCCAGCAGTTTTGATGGCTTCATCTGCATGTCAGGCTGGTGCATCTATAATCAAG GAATTTGTTTTCATTGATGGTGCAAAACGCCTTGAG GGAAAGCGGCCTGACATATTTGTGGTCAACTCTTTTGGGTCAGGATTCCAG GCTCTTTTTGTTTTGCTACTCCTGCCGTTTCTCTCTAATTTGAAAGGCATTCCATTGACTGAGCTCCCTGCATATGTAAACCGTGGTGCTGCATGCTTTCTGAATGTTGGTGGTGGTAATCTGAACG ATTGTCCTGGAGCCCCTTTGCTACCACTGCTCTTCATAACTATGAACATGGCCTTCAACATTTCTGTGCTAAATCTGGTGAAGATGTCTACAGCACTGGTTGCTTCGCTAACAGCAACACTAGCAG TACCTCTTTCGATATACGTTCTGTCACTTCCTCTTCCATACATGCCTGGAGGAACAAGTTTAAGCACATCCTTTTTGGTCGGCGCTGCTGTCTTGGTGCTTGGGTTGCTCCTATACAACCTTCCTCAGAACTCAGCTGATCAAGTGAAGACAGAGTGA
- the LOC125554114 gene encoding homeobox-leucine zipper protein HOX12-like, which yields MSSEEGERLLFPSFVFPDSFPADDATPVVSGGEQKKAGRQRRRRRARQAASGEGGGDDAAKKRRLSDEQAQFLEMNFRKERKLETPRKVQLAAELGLDTKQVAVWFQNRRARYKSKLIEEEFSKLRAAHDAVVVHNCRLEAELLRLKERLAETEEEKNKAMAAAAAATGGGGGSSPSSSSFSTVTAMVGGQQFGMEEVETDLTYMSEYAYTNYMMDLAAGGYLGGVYDQFS from the exons ATGAGCTCCGAGGAGGGAGAGAGGCTCCTGTTCCCTTCCTTCGTCTTCCCGGACAGCTTCCCGGCGGACGACGCCACACCGGTCGTCTCCG GCGGAGAGCAGAAGAAGGCCGGCCGGCAGCGGCGGAGGCGGAGGGCGAGGCAGGCAGCGAGTGGTGAGGGCGGAGGGGACGACGCGGCGAAGAAGCGAAGGCTGAGCGACGAGCAGGCGCAGTTCCTGGAGATGAACTTCAGGAAGGAGCGGAAGCTGGAGACGCCGCGCAAGGTGCAGCTCGCCGCGGAGCTGGGACTGGACACCAAGCAGGTCGCCGTGTGGTTCCAGAACCGCCGCGCCCGCTACAAGAGCAAGCTCATCGAGGAGGAGTTCTCCAAGCTCCGCGCGGCCCACGACGCCGTCGTCGTCCACAACTGCCGCCTCGAGGCCGAG CTGCTGAGGCTCAAGGAGAGGTTGGCGGAGACGGaggaggagaagaacaaggccatggcggcggcggcggcggcaacggGCGGCGGGGGTGGCAGCAGCCCGAGCTCTTCGTCGTTCTCGACGGTGACGGCAATGGTAGGGGGGCAGCAGTTCGGGATGGAGGAGGTGGAGACCGACCTGACCTACATGAGCGAGTACGCCTACACCAACTACATGATGGACCTGGCGGCCGGCGGCTACCTCGGAGGGGTGTACGATCAGTTCAGCTGA
- the LOC125552617 gene encoding methyltransferase-like protein 2 isoform X2, which produces MAVAVGFEDFAGGWLVASLRLFCGRRHCQSASSQAAGFSGQWDPRANLLGLNPYPAADAPSRPKPPRRGGASPMDASDELRSLEATGIYRLAGSPAAFVDPVRLLGESYRRFRLVPSAYYSRSFGPSRQGGEGTAPSPDRKKRKRKRQPKPRELNAVERIAEARHQEARPLLIRAHNSLLETKDLLEFLPGMIKGDECLPNVETSSENNFVELGASWRAPFYEMTICFQKPLGQVKAGTCNVQKRSSPLFNRIVSVEENDEAEGEFQSRLYILPKGSCFMMTDFTHVRDLIPDNPNIGYNLIVIDPPWENGCVRQKEAYPTLPNRNLLYLPVQELAHPAGALLVLWITNREKLRRFVEEELLPSWGVKDPTEFYWLKVKSDGSLIGDLDLFHHRPYECLLLGYINNREAESGSKFKVLQGSQVIMSVPGAHSRKPPLQKILSEYIPGPKPPRCIELFARELGSGWTSWGNEPLHFQDSMYFSKK; this is translated from the exons ATGGCGGTCGCGGTGGGGTTTGAAGATTTCGCGGGGGGTTGGTTGGTTGCTTCGCTCCGTTTATTTTGTGGACGGCGACACTGCCAGAGTGCCAGTTCGCAGGCCGCTGGTTTCTCTGGCCAGTGGGACCCACGGGCTAACCTGCTGGGATTAAACCCCTACCCTGCGGCCGACGCTCCCTCCCGACCCAAACCCCCTCGCCGCGGCGGCGCCTCTCCGATGGACGCCTCCGACGAGCTCCGGTCGCTGGAGGCCACGGGGATCTACCGCCTCGCAGGCTCTCCCGCCGCCTTCGTCGACCCGGTGCGCCTCCTCGGCGAATCCTACCGGCGCTTCCGCCTCGTCCCGTCGGCGTACTACTCCCGAAGCTTCGGCCCGTCGCGGCAGGGAGGCGAAGGGACGGCGCCGTCTCCCGACCGGAAGAAGCGCAAGCGGAAGCGCCAGCCGAAGCCCCGGGAACTCAACGCCGTGGAGCGGATCGCAGAAGCGCGGCACCAG GAAGCAAGGCCTTTGCTAATTAGGGCCCATAATTCACTCCTCGAGACGAAAGATCTACTGGAATTCCTTCCGGGGATGATCAAGGGAGATGAATGCCTGCCAAATGTTGAAACTAGTTCTGAGAacaattttgttgagcttgggGCCTCATGGCGAGCACCTTTCTACGAGATGACTATCTGCTTTCAGAAGCCTCTTGGTCAGGTCAAGGCAG GTACCTGCAATGTCCAAAAGAGATCCAGTCCATTATTTAATAGGATAGTCAGTGTTGAAGAAAACGATGAGGCAGAAGGAGAATTTCAGAGTAGACTTTATATTTTACCAAAAGGAAGTTGCTTCATGATG ACTGACTTCAcacatgttcgtgatctcattcCTG ATAATCCTAATATAGGGTACAACCTTATAGTTATTGACCCACCTTGGGAGAATGGATGTGTTCGCCAGAAAGAAGC GTATCCTACACTTCCCAATAGAAATTTGTTGTATCTTCCAGTTCAAGAACTTGCACATCCAGCTGGAGCTCTTCTGGTTTTGTGGATTACAAATCGGGAGAAACTGCGAAGATTTGTTGAGGAAGAATTGCTTCCATCTTGGGGGGTCAAAGACCCCACGGAGTTTTATTGGCTGAAG GTGAAGTCGGATGGTTCACTGATTGGCGATCTAGACTTGTTCCATCACAGGCCTTATGAGTGTCTCCTTCTTGGCTACATCAAC AATAGAGAAGCTGAGTCAGGATCGAAGTTTAAGGTTCTACAAGGCAGCCAAGTAATTATGAGTGTTCCGGGTGCACACTCAAGGAAACCTCCTCTTCAGA AAATTCTTTCAGAATATATTCCTGGTCCGAAGCCTCCAAGGTGCATAGAGCTTTTTGCAAGAGAATTGGGTTCCGGATGGACCTCGTGGGGAAACGAGCCGCTCCATTTCCAGGATTCAATGTACTTTTCAAAGAAGTAA
- the LOC125552617 gene encoding methyltransferase-like protein 2 isoform X1 — MAVAVGFEDFAGGWLVASLRLFCGRRHCQSASSQAAGFSGQWDPRANLLGLNPYPAADAPSRPKPPRRGGASPMDASDELRSLEATGIYRLAGSPAAFVDPVRLLGESYRRFRLVPSAYYSRSFGPSRQGGEGTAPSPDRKKRKRKRQPKPRELNAVERIAEARHQEARPLLIRAHNSLLETKDLLEFLPGMIKGDECLPNVETSSENNFVELGASWRAPFYEMTICFQKPLGQVKAGTCNVQKRSSPLFNRIVSVEENDEAEGEFQSRLYILPKGSCFMMTDFTHVRDLIPDNPNIGYNLIVIDPPWENGCVRQKEAYPTLPNRNLLYLPVQELAHPAGALLVLWITNREKLRRFVEEELLPSWGVKDPTEFYWLKVKSDGSLIGDLDLFHHRPYECLLLGYINVNREAESGSKFKVLQGSQVIMSVPGAHSRKPPLQKILSEYIPGPKPPRCIELFARELGSGWTSWGNEPLHFQDSMYFSKK, encoded by the exons ATGGCGGTCGCGGTGGGGTTTGAAGATTTCGCGGGGGGTTGGTTGGTTGCTTCGCTCCGTTTATTTTGTGGACGGCGACACTGCCAGAGTGCCAGTTCGCAGGCCGCTGGTTTCTCTGGCCAGTGGGACCCACGGGCTAACCTGCTGGGATTAAACCCCTACCCTGCGGCCGACGCTCCCTCCCGACCCAAACCCCCTCGCCGCGGCGGCGCCTCTCCGATGGACGCCTCCGACGAGCTCCGGTCGCTGGAGGCCACGGGGATCTACCGCCTCGCAGGCTCTCCCGCCGCCTTCGTCGACCCGGTGCGCCTCCTCGGCGAATCCTACCGGCGCTTCCGCCTCGTCCCGTCGGCGTACTACTCCCGAAGCTTCGGCCCGTCGCGGCAGGGAGGCGAAGGGACGGCGCCGTCTCCCGACCGGAAGAAGCGCAAGCGGAAGCGCCAGCCGAAGCCCCGGGAACTCAACGCCGTGGAGCGGATCGCAGAAGCGCGGCACCAG GAAGCAAGGCCTTTGCTAATTAGGGCCCATAATTCACTCCTCGAGACGAAAGATCTACTGGAATTCCTTCCGGGGATGATCAAGGGAGATGAATGCCTGCCAAATGTTGAAACTAGTTCTGAGAacaattttgttgagcttgggGCCTCATGGCGAGCACCTTTCTACGAGATGACTATCTGCTTTCAGAAGCCTCTTGGTCAGGTCAAGGCAG GTACCTGCAATGTCCAAAAGAGATCCAGTCCATTATTTAATAGGATAGTCAGTGTTGAAGAAAACGATGAGGCAGAAGGAGAATTTCAGAGTAGACTTTATATTTTACCAAAAGGAAGTTGCTTCATGATG ACTGACTTCAcacatgttcgtgatctcattcCTG ATAATCCTAATATAGGGTACAACCTTATAGTTATTGACCCACCTTGGGAGAATGGATGTGTTCGCCAGAAAGAAGC GTATCCTACACTTCCCAATAGAAATTTGTTGTATCTTCCAGTTCAAGAACTTGCACATCCAGCTGGAGCTCTTCTGGTTTTGTGGATTACAAATCGGGAGAAACTGCGAAGATTTGTTGAGGAAGAATTGCTTCCATCTTGGGGGGTCAAAGACCCCACGGAGTTTTATTGGCTGAAG GTGAAGTCGGATGGTTCACTGATTGGCGATCTAGACTTGTTCCATCACAGGCCTTATGAGTGTCTCCTTCTTGGCTACATCAACGTT AATAGAGAAGCTGAGTCAGGATCGAAGTTTAAGGTTCTACAAGGCAGCCAAGTAATTATGAGTGTTCCGGGTGCACACTCAAGGAAACCTCCTCTTCAGA AAATTCTTTCAGAATATATTCCTGGTCCGAAGCCTCCAAGGTGCATAGAGCTTTTTGCAAGAGAATTGGGTTCCGGATGGACCTCGTGGGGAAACGAGCCGCTCCATTTCCAGGATTCAATGTACTTTTCAAAGAAGTAA
- the LOC125552619 gene encoding probable GMP synthase [glutamine-hydrolyzing] has product MRLLPNRCKLRRSVGTSDMPGVKSESPASGLPALPRIRTTRPAAAYSKAARAKTRASTKAEAEEKRHNGGRGACGSSPELEKRRCSWITANSEPLYVAFHDEEWGAPVHDDRKLFELLTLSQALAELSWPVILSKRDEFREMIDGFYNASVCDCTDKKINQLSKSNGSTLLSQQKMRAVAANAKQIQKVVREFGSFDNYCWSFVNHRPITNGFRYARQVPTKTPKSEAMSKDLMRRGFQCVGPTTVYSFMQVAGIVNDHLRCCFRFDQAGSQPKAAEENMRADIRLGSPASEDSEISEV; this is encoded by the exons ATGCGCCTGCTTCCGAATCGTTGCAAGCTCCGTCGATCAGTTGGCACTTCAGACATGCCGGGCGTCAAGTCGGAGTCTCCGGCGAGCGGCTTGCCGGCGCTCCCGCGCATCCGCACCACTCGCCCTGCTGCGGCCTATTCCAAGGCAGCAAGAGCCAAGACGCGGGCAAGCACAAAGGCGGAAGCAGAGGAGAAGCGGCACAATGGTGGTAGGGGGGCGTGTGGGAGCTCACCGGAGCTGGAGAAGAGGAGGTGCTCCTGGATCACGGCCAACTCTG AACCCCTCTACGTTGCATTCCATGATGAAGAATGGGGAGCACCGGTGCACGATGACCGCAAGCTGTTTGAGCTGCTCACCTTATCACAAGCCTTAGCTGAGCTCTCCTGGCCTGTAATTTTGAGCAAGAGGGATGAGTTCAGGGAGATGATTGATGGTTTCTACAATGCATCCGTGTGTGACTGCACGGACAAGAAGATAAACCAGCTGTCCAAGTCAAACGGAAGCACGTTGTTGTCACAGCAAAAGATGCGAGCTGTGGCCGCAAACGCCAAGCAAATTCAAAAG GTAGTTCGTGAATTCGGATCGTTCGACAACTACTGCTGGAGCTTCGTGAACCACAGGCCCATCACAAACGGCTTCCGCTACGCTCGCCAAGTGCCCACCAAGACGCCCAAATCTGAGGCTATGAGCAAGGACCTGATGCGGCGAGGGTTCCAGTGCGTCGGCCCCACGACGGTCTACTCCTTCATGCAGGTCGCCGGCATCGTGAACGACCACCTACGGTGCTGCTTCAGGTTTGATCAGGCTGGCAGCCAGCCCAAGGCCGCCGAGGAGAACATGAGAGCCGATATAAGATTGGGGTCTCCCGCTTCAGAGGATTCAGAGATCAGCGAGGTGTAG